One Asterias rubens unplaced genomic scaffold, eAstRub1.3, whole genome shotgun sequence DNA window includes the following coding sequences:
- the LOC117305811 gene encoding uncharacterized protein LOC117305811: MATSPPAAKRFKQEVADASGYLVQLSPKKLSARNNPYMKGTLQTSVKDYQDVVVYDMSKQSNLEEFAKTKSPVKLKNVAVEDQTLIVKRQTQIVKLPVLNFHYDAKTTKTYTIADLLKDSPLDKTLVDIKLAKVLHIHPAVLKTIPYTNEKKKVTPVIIDDPTGHITLSVWTDIHEEQLPVEKDKVFKLENLSFFSVYFSKPETES, translated from the exons ATGGCTACCAGCCCACCAGCAGCCAAACGGTTCAAACAGGAAGTAGCAGATGCCAGTGGATACCTTGTTCAATTATCACCAAAGAAACTGAGTGCTAGAAACAACCCATACATGAAGGGAACCCTTCAGACATCAGTGAAGGACTACCAAGACGTTGTAGTTTATGATATGTCCAAACAGTCAAATCTTGAG GAATTCGCCAAAACAAAGTCACCCGTAAAACTAAAGAATGTAGCAGTTGAAGATCAAACGTTAATTGtcaaaagacaaacacaaatcGTAAAACTGCCAGTCTTGAACTTCCATTACGAtgcaaaaactacaaaaacataCACTATTGCTGATTTACTGAAGGATTCTCCTCTGGACAAAACACTGGTAGACATCAAACTG gccAAAGTTCTACACATCCATCCAGCCGTTTTGAAGACTATCCCATACACCAATGAGAAAAAGAAAGTAACACCAGTGATAATTGATGACCCTACAGGTCACATAACACTTAGTGTCTGGACCGACATACATGAGGAACAG CTGCCTGTTGAAAAGGACAAAGTTTTTAAACTGGAAAATCTATCATTCTTCAGTGTGTACTTCAGTAAACCAGAAACTGAAAGTTAA